In Citrus sinensis cultivar Valencia sweet orange chromosome 4, DVS_A1.0, whole genome shotgun sequence, one DNA window encodes the following:
- the LOC102626720 gene encoding serine/threonine protein phosphatase 2A 57 kDa regulatory subunit B' beta isoform-like: MFNKIIKRGHRKGSKSVSNETFVTVNHSSVANFESQPPILSPLPQPSPIIPKYEIQNLPKFNDVPSSEKLNLFIKKTQLCCVLCDFNDPSKMTREKEIKHRNLQELVKFIQSDSSKINEQMQENLMRMISINIFRALPPAFHENTGSLPDVGEPDEEDAWLEPAWPHLQLVYEILLRYIVSNGADKKIAKRYIDHTFVLKLLDLFDTEDHREREYLKMVLHRIYGRFMSHRPFIRAGINNVFYRFIFETERHNGIGELLEILGSIINGFALPMKEEHKLLLVRAMLPLHKPKCVALYHQQLTYCVVQFVEKDYELADTVIRGLLRYWPVTNCQKEVLFLGELEEVLDVTHPAEFQQCMGPLFRQIGRCLTSPHFQVAERALFLWNNEHMVDLISQNRNLLFPLILNPLEKNLRSHWNQAVHGLSANVRRMFEEMDAHLFEECKRQYEEKEARAQELEEQRELIWKKLEAVAAGSGVMVN; the protein is encoded by the exons atgtttaacaaaattatcaaacGTGGACACAGAAAGGGATCAAAATCTGTTTCCAATGAAACATTTGTGACGGTGAATCACTCGTCTGTGGCAAATTTTGAGTCGCAGCCCCCGATTCTATCACCATTACCTCAGCCCAGCCCTATAATTCCTAAGTACGAGATTCAGAACTTGCCGAAATTTAATGACGTGCCATCATCAGAAAAGCTGAATTTGTTCATAAAAAAGACTCAACTTTGTTGCGTGTTGTGTGATTTCAACGATCCTTCGAAAATGACACGCGAGAAAGAGATTAAGCATAGGAATTTGCAAGAGTTGGTGAAATTTATCCAGTCAGATTCGAGTAAAATTAATGAACAGATGCAAGAAAATTTGATGAGGAtgatttcaattaatatttttagggCTTTGCCACCAGCTTTTCATGAAAACACGGGGTCCTTGCCCGACGTGGGGGAACCGGATGAGGAGGATGCGTGGTTGGAGCCCGCTTGGCCACATTTACAGTTGGTTTATGAAATTCTGTTGAGGTACATTGTGTCAAATGGAGCTGACAAAAAGATTGCCAAAAGGTATATTGATCATACATTTGTGTTGAAGTTACTCGATCTGTTTGATACAGAGGATCACAGAGAGAGGGAGTATTTGAAAATGGTGCTTCATAGGATATATGGAAGGTTCATGTCACATCGGCCCTTCATTAGAGCTGGGATAAATAATGTGTTTTATAGGTTTATTTTCGAGACGGAGAGACATAATGGCATTGGGGAGCTATTGGAGATTTTAGGGAGTATAATTAATGGGTTTGCATTGCCGATGAAAGAGGAACATAAGTTGCTTCTTGTTCGGGCAATGTTACCATTACATAAGCCAAAATGTGTTGCTTTGTACCATCAGCAGTTGACTTATTGTGTTGTACAGTTTGTTGAGAAGGATTACGAGTTGGCGGATACGGTCATTAGGGGCTTGTTGAGGTATTGGCCAGTGACGAACTGTCAAAAGGAAGTTTTGTTCCTTGGAGAACTAGAAGAAGTTTTGGATGTGACGCATCCTGCAGAGTTTCAACAATGCATGGGTCCTCTTTTCAGACAGATTGGACGCTGCCTTACTAGCCCTCACTTCCAG GTTGCAGAACGAGCTCTGTTCTTGTGGAACAACGAACACATGGTAGACTTGATTTCTCAGAACCGAAATTTACTTTTCCCACTAATCCTTAATCCATTAGAGAAGAACTTGCGAAGTCACTGGAATCAAGCAGTTCATGGGCTAAGTGCCAATGTTCGGAGGATGTTCGAGGAGATGGATGCTCACTTGTTTGAAGAATGCAAGAGGCAGTACGAGGAGAAAGAAGCCAGGGCTCAAGAATTAGAAGAGCAGCGTGAACTGATATGGAAGAAACTGGAAGCAGTTGCCGCAGGCAGTGGCGTTATGGTTAATTGA
- the LOC102626426 gene encoding probable pectate lyase 13 produces MLLNTCILLECLFFLIFSSSATISSLNLTLPHQHPDPDAVAQDVQRRVNVSLSRRQALAINAQCQTGNPIDDCWHCDPNWAANRQRLADCSVGFAQGTLGGKGGQIYVVTDSSDSDPANPTPGTLRHAVIQTEPIWITFASNMLIKLKHELIINSYKTIDGRGANVEITGNGCLTLQYVSHVIIHNVHIHHCKPSGNTMIASSPTHVGYRGKSDGDGISIFGSQKIWVDHCSLSYCTDGLIDAIMGSTGITISNNYFSHHNEVMLLGHNDKYALDMGMQVTIAFNHFGVALVQRMPRCRRGYIHVVNNDFTSWEMYAIGGSANPTINSQGNRYTAPPDDNAKEVTKRVETDESEWAGWNWRTEGDVMVNGAFFVPSGVGLSTQYAKASSVEPKSAALIDRLTMNAGVFGGPRDDEGEGNSYPGFSGGGSGSGGTNRNNGDGDFFGMVFGSGASRLPPPSPSTSIFLSLLIILILYTITNHDAPLSLQLLLL; encoded by the exons ATGCTTCTAAACACCTGCATTCTCTTAGAATGCCTCTTCTTCCTCATTTTCTCCTCTTCTGCTACAATTTCTTCCCTCAATCTCACTTTACCCCATCAGCATCCTGACCCTGACGCTGTTGCTCAAGATGTGCAAAG GAGAGTTAATGTATCTCTATCAAGAAGACAAGCGCTCGCCATTAACGCCCAATGCCAAACCGGAAACCCCATCGACGACTGCTGGCACTGCGACCCAAACTGGGCAGCAAACCGGCAACGGTTAGCCGACTGCAGCGTCGGCTTCGCCCAAGGTACCCTCGGCGGCAAAGGCGGCCAGATCTACGTCGTCACCGACTCCTCCGACAGCGACCCGGCGAACCCCACGCCGGGCACCCTCCGCCACGCCGTCATCCAAACGGAACCCATCTGGATCACCTTCGCCTCCAACATGCTCATCAAGCTCAAACACGAGCTCATCATCAACAGCTACAAAACCATCGACGGCCGCGGCGCCAACGTCGAAATCACCGGCAACGGCTGCCTGACGCTCCAGTACGTGTCCCACGTCATCATCCACAACGTCCACATCCACCACTGCAAGCCCTCGGGGAACACGATGATCGCCTCGTCGCCGACCCACGTCGGGTACCGGGGCAAGTCGGACGGTGACGGGATCTCCATATTCGGCTCGCAGAAGATATGGGTGGATCACTGCTCGCTGAGCTACTGCACCGACGGGCTGATCGACGCGATAATGGGGTCCACGGGGATAACGATCTCCAACAATTATTTCTCGCACCACAATGAGGTGATGCTGCTGGGGCACAACGACAAGTACGCGCTCGATATGGGGATGCAAGTTACCATTGCGTTTAACCACTTCGGTGTGGCGCTGGTGCAGCGAATGCCACGGTGCCGGCGCGGGTACATACACGTGGTCAATAATGACTTCACCTCATGGGAAATGTATGCTATTGGCGGTAGCGCGAACCCCACCATTAACAGTCAAGGGAATCGCTACACCGCTCCGCCCGATGATAATGCCAAAGAg GTGACGAAGCGCGTGGAGACAGACGAGAGTGAGTGGGCGGGCTGGAATTGGAGGACGGAGGGGGACGTAATGGTAAATGGGGCATTCTTTGTGCCGTCAGGCGTGGGGCTCAGCACGCAGTACGCAAAGGCCTCGAGTGTTGAGCCCAAATCAGCCGCCCTCATCGACCGGCTGACCATGAACGCCGGCGTCTTCGGTGGGCCCAG GGATGATGAAGGGGAGGGCAACTCTTATCCCGGATTCAGCGGCGGTGGGTCCGGCAGCGGCGGCACCAACCGCAACAACGGTGATGGCGACTTCTTTGGAATGGTATTCGGGAGCGGCGCGTCGCGGCTCCCACCACCCTCTCCTTCAACCTCAATCTTTTTGTCTcttctaattattttgattttgtacaCTATCACCAACCATGATGCTCCATTATcattacaattattattgttatag
- the LOC107177858 gene encoding uncharacterized protein LOC107177858 → MWMLDLPEKIKIFMWRVIKNILPTAENLWKRKSLQDSICQRCKKEVETIKHVLVECKAARKVWELALLPLQSHSEQSQDFLRRKLEPKISAAKAKSVLEAYQRVRKAESAKVSPDRRANQQRWMPPPENVLKLNVDAAINNKDQVTGLGAVIRNSDGLVIVAGIKQAQLREGVSFAEAEAIQWGLQVAKKAAISNLIVETNCKEVTELINNTKAKLALRNDSAAIWLGNFPADVQNVLNSVVHLE, encoded by the exons ATGTGGATGCTTGACTTGCCTGAGAAGATCAAGATCTTCATGTGGAGGGTGATAAAAAACATTCTGCCTACTGCTGAAAATTTGTGGAAAAGGAAAAGCCTGCAAGATTCAATCTGCCAGAGATGTAAGAAGGAAGTGGAAACTATAAAGCATGTCTTAGTGGAGTGCAAAGCTGCAAGGAAGGTATGGGAACTAGCTCTACTCCCTCTGCAGTCACATTCTGAGCAGAGCCAAGATTTTCTCA gGAGGAAGCTAGAGCCAAAGATCTCAGCAGCCAAAGCAAAATCAGTTTTGGAGGCTTATCAAAGAGTGAGAAAAGCCGAATCAGCAAAAGTCAGCCCTGACAGAAGAGCAAATCAGCAGAGATGGATGCCTCCCCCAGAAAATGTCCTAAAACTGAATGTAGATGCAGCTATAAACAATAAAGACCAAGTTACAGGGTTGGGAGCAGTCATTAGAAATTCAGATGGTTTGGTTATAGTCGCAGGAATCAAGCAAGCTCAATTAAGGGAGGGGGTCAGCTTTGCAGAAGCAGAAGCCATTCAATGGGGGCTGCAGGTGGCTAAGAAAGCAGCCATCTCCAACTTAATTGTGGAAACCAATTGCAAAGAAGTGACTGAACTAATCAACAACACAAAGG CAAAACTTGCTTTAAGGAATGATTCAGCTGCCATTTGGCTTGGAAACTTTCCAGCAGATGTGCAGAATGTACTTAATAGTGTTGTCCATTTGGAATAA